In one window of Pseudomonas sp. IAC-BECa141 DNA:
- a CDS encoding arsenate reductase ArsC, which translates to MRVLFMCTANSCRSILSEAMFNHLAPAGFEAVSAGSFPKGQVLPRSLTTLQAAGISIAGLSSKGNEAFEDNPPDIVITVCDKAAGEACPVYFGPALKAHWGLEDPSDVRGDERTIDAAFRATLARIETRCRAFLALPFAQLDRDALKRELDRISTL; encoded by the coding sequence ATGCGCGTTCTATTCATGTGCACCGCCAACAGCTGCCGCAGCATTCTGTCGGAGGCAATGTTCAACCACCTGGCGCCGGCCGGTTTCGAAGCCGTCAGCGCCGGCAGTTTCCCCAAGGGCCAGGTGCTGCCGCGCAGTCTGACTACGTTGCAGGCAGCCGGCATTTCCATCGCCGGGCTGAGCAGCAAGGGCAACGAGGCCTTCGAAGACAATCCGCCGGACATCGTCATCACCGTCTGCGACAAGGCCGCCGGTGAAGCCTGTCCGGTGTACTTCGGCCCGGCCCTGAAAGCCCATTGGGGGCTGGAAGATCCGTCGGACGTGCGCGGTGATGAGCGCACCATCGACGCTGCTTTCCGCGCCACCCTCGCCCGAATCGAAACCCGCTGCCGGGCCTTCCTCGCCCTGCCCTTCGCCCAACTTGACCGTGATGCCCTCAAGCGCGAGCTCGACCGCATCAGCACGCTGTAA
- a CDS encoding VOC family protein — protein sequence MLDHIFLSVSDIERSIDFYTAALTPLGITARLDYDGKDGPPGHPDLKGFGAHGRMFFWLREGVVEGRAVHVGFVANSKAEVDAAYAAAINSGAVDNGAPGARLHYDPDYYAANVLDPDGYSLEFVFKKWQHGQ from the coding sequence ATGCTTGATCACATCTTTCTGTCAGTCAGCGACATTGAGCGCTCCATTGATTTCTACACCGCCGCGCTGACCCCGCTGGGCATTACCGCCAGGCTTGATTACGACGGCAAGGACGGCCCACCCGGCCATCCGGATCTGAAAGGTTTCGGTGCCCATGGCCGGATGTTTTTCTGGTTGCGCGAAGGCGTGGTGGAAGGGCGGGCGGTGCACGTCGGGTTTGTCGCCAACAGCAAGGCCGAAGTTGACGCAGCTTACGCGGCGGCGATCAACAGTGGTGCTGTCGATAACGGCGCTCCAGGCGCACGTCTGCATTACGACCCCGATTACTACGCTGCCAATGTCCTCGATCCGGACGGTTACAGCCTCGAATTTGTCTTCAAAAAATGGCAGCACGGCCAATGA
- a CDS encoding phytanoyl-CoA dioxygenase family protein, with protein sequence MADREQLHRNGYVLLRQAIAPTWLDTLRAVFDAGVKPSGEWPVPRGIDWRHSQLDTDATVQAVCRLPPLLAVVGELIGERFFLSQVEGREPLIHGGQQQLHRDLSAQRPGDTVNALVYLDAYGPENGATRIVPGSHRPALSDLPFNFTDESRSVQLTGSAGDILIFDADLIHAGSLNSTGARRRTLLITFFSESLYATHLETVNLRNIRMDTSERLDPTDFAFAIAGSFI encoded by the coding sequence GTGGCTGACCGCGAGCAACTCCATCGAAACGGTTACGTGCTGCTGCGCCAGGCAATTGCGCCAACATGGCTGGACACTCTGCGTGCAGTCTTCGATGCAGGCGTGAAACCTTCCGGTGAATGGCCCGTGCCCCGTGGCATCGACTGGCGCCATTCGCAACTGGACACTGACGCCACCGTTCAGGCCGTGTGCCGATTGCCACCCTTGCTGGCGGTGGTCGGCGAGTTGATCGGCGAGCGCTTCTTCCTCTCTCAGGTCGAGGGCCGCGAACCGCTTATCCATGGCGGCCAACAGCAATTGCACCGCGACTTGTCGGCGCAACGCCCCGGCGACACCGTCAATGCGCTGGTGTACCTCGACGCTTACGGCCCGGAAAACGGTGCAACCCGCATCGTTCCCGGTAGCCACCGCCCTGCCCTCAGCGACCTTCCGTTCAACTTCACGGACGAATCCCGATCCGTACAACTGACGGGCAGCGCGGGCGATATCCTGATCTTCGATGCCGACCTGATCCACGCCGGCAGCCTGAACTCCACTGGCGCACGCCGTCGCACCCTGTTGATCACCTTTTTTTCCGAATCGCTCTACGCCACACACCTGGAAACGGTGAACCTCAGAAACATACGAATGGACACGTCTGAGCGGCTCGATCCGACGGACTTTGCGTTCGCGATTGCGGGATCATTCATTTGA
- a CDS encoding DUF1206 domain-containing protein, producing the protein MSAQRNLVILARGGYASRGVLYLIIGIFALMAAHDSTKPKDSHKSLEALLSQPFGYFLVGVVVAGLLAFSAWRVLQAVRDVDHHGTQFKGLVIRAGLFAGGLVNGALAFFALGLLVSGTRNSSHSGEQTKDWLAHLLSWEHSNLLLYLIALLPLGVGVAHIIKGWKASFEKYFEADEEVMRYVRPVSQFGLIARGVVFMEIALLLAVSGSAYQAMDPPGMKEALDALQNLPAGWLVLMVMALGLIAFSVYSFSEACWRKINMDVPGVSKAKARH; encoded by the coding sequence ATGTCCGCGCAGCGCAATCTGGTAATACTCGCCCGGGGTGGATACGCCTCCCGCGGAGTGCTCTATTTGATCATCGGTATATTCGCGTTAATGGCAGCCCATGACTCAACAAAACCGAAAGACAGTCACAAGAGCCTTGAGGCCTTGCTGAGCCAACCGTTCGGCTATTTTCTGGTGGGCGTTGTGGTAGCAGGTCTGCTTGCATTTTCGGCCTGGCGTGTCCTGCAAGCCGTACGCGATGTCGATCATCACGGCACGCAATTCAAGGGTCTGGTGATTCGTGCAGGCCTGTTTGCAGGAGGTTTGGTCAACGGTGCTCTAGCGTTTTTTGCGTTGGGCCTGCTCGTGAGCGGCACCCGAAATTCGAGCCATTCAGGCGAGCAGACCAAAGATTGGCTGGCGCACCTTCTGTCGTGGGAACACTCGAATTTATTGTTGTATCTGATCGCTCTCCTACCACTGGGCGTTGGCGTTGCTCACATCATCAAGGGATGGAAGGCCTCGTTCGAGAAGTATTTTGAGGCCGACGAAGAGGTCATGCGCTATGTCCGTCCGGTGTCACAATTCGGCCTGATCGCCCGTGGAGTCGTGTTTATGGAAATTGCTTTGCTGCTGGCAGTGAGCGGTTCCGCTTATCAAGCCATGGACCCACCAGGCATGAAGGAAGCGCTGGACGCACTCCAGAACCTACCCGCCGGATGGCTCGTCTTGATGGTGATGGCCCTGGGGCTGATTGCCTTCTCGGTTTACAGTTTCTCTGAAGCGTGTTGGCGCAAGATAAATATGGATGTGCCAGGCGTTTCCAAAGCAAAAGCCCGGCATTGA
- a CDS encoding LysE family translocator, whose product MSIADNLLAFTLAATLLTLTPGLDTALVLRTATVEGKQQALRAALGINAGCLLWGAAVAFGLGALIAVSELAYNLLKYCGAAYLAWLGLNMLLRPRRSLAPAEADGKPGANWFFKGMLGNVLNPKIGIFYVSFLPQFIAQGQPLVPWTFGLVSIHVVLGLIWSLVLIGATQPLSGFLRREKVIRWMDRTTGVIFVLFAARLAFSKR is encoded by the coding sequence ATGTCCATCGCCGACAACCTCCTCGCCTTCACCCTCGCCGCCACGCTGCTGACGCTGACACCCGGCCTCGACACCGCGCTGGTGCTGCGCACCGCCACCGTCGAAGGCAAGCAACAGGCCTTGCGCGCAGCGTTGGGTATCAACGCCGGTTGCCTGTTGTGGGGCGCGGCGGTGGCGTTTGGGTTGGGGGCGTTGATTGCGGTGTCGGAGCTGGCCTACAACCTGTTGAAGTATTGCGGCGCAGCGTATCTGGCGTGGCTGGGGTTGAACATGCTGCTGCGCCCTCGCCGTTCGCTGGCACCGGCCGAGGCCGACGGCAAGCCGGGGGCGAACTGGTTTTTCAAGGGCATGCTGGGGAATGTGCTGAATCCGAAGATCGGGATTTTCTACGTGTCGTTTCTGCCACAGTTCATTGCGCAAGGTCAGCCGCTGGTACCGTGGACGTTCGGGCTGGTGAGCATTCATGTGGTGCTCGGGCTGATCTGGTCGCTGGTGTTGATTGGCGCGACGCAGCCGCTGTCCGGGTTTCTGCGCCGTGAGAAAGTGATTCGCTGGATGGATCGCACCACCGGGGTGATTTTCGTGTTGTTTGCCGCGCGGTTGGCGTTCAGCAAGCGTTGA
- a CDS encoding DUF2986 domain-containing protein, producing MNRQKKLQQLFKEKSRKANAKLAPKSNKPKYISKADRLKMAAEATPEAVDTPES from the coding sequence ATGAATCGCCAGAAAAAACTGCAGCAACTTTTCAAGGAAAAATCCAGAAAGGCCAACGCCAAACTGGCACCCAAGAGCAACAAGCCGAAGTACATCAGCAAGGCTGATCGGTTGAAAATGGCGGCCGAGGCCACTCCCGAAGCAGTCGACACACCTGAGTCCTGA
- a CDS encoding metalloregulator ArsR/SmtB family transcription factor translates to MLNPASVFKCLADETRARATLLITREGELCVCELVCALDDSQPKISRHLAQLRTCGLLLDRRQGQWVYYRLNPDLPTWIRTLLETTLAANTAWLEENSARLAAMGDRPLNTSACC, encoded by the coding sequence ATGCTCAACCCCGCCTCCGTTTTCAAATGCCTCGCCGACGAAACCCGCGCCCGGGCCACGCTGCTGATCACCCGAGAAGGTGAGTTGTGTGTCTGCGAACTGGTCTGCGCGCTGGACGACAGTCAGCCGAAAATCTCCCGCCATCTCGCACAACTGCGCACCTGCGGTTTGTTGCTGGATCGCCGTCAGGGCCAGTGGGTTTACTACCGGCTCAACCCCGACCTGCCGACATGGATTCGCACGCTGCTTGAAACCACGCTCGCCGCCAACACCGCCTGGCTGGAAGAAAACAGTGCGCGGCTGGCTGCCATGGGCGATCGCCCGCTCAATACATCCGCCTGCTGCTGA
- a CDS encoding nuclear transport factor 2 family protein produces the protein MSSTQLQDTADKLAVVETLYRFAAGIDLRDEALLASAFTEDAISDFRPAAAKAGFEYPVLEGRQTILASLSGSLAGIDTTHSVSNPRVSVVGDRAQVDALVEAQHVPQSDHSRHYLMKNRYDVKLVRAGDAWLIQSVTVDNVWRTGDPGVLSGV, from the coding sequence ATGTCATCCACACAGTTGCAGGACACCGCAGACAAACTTGCGGTGGTTGAAACGCTGTACCGGTTTGCCGCTGGAATCGATCTGCGCGACGAAGCATTACTGGCGTCGGCGTTTACCGAGGATGCGATTTCCGACTTCCGGCCCGCCGCTGCAAAGGCCGGGTTCGAATACCCTGTTCTGGAGGGGCGTCAGACCATCTTGGCGTCGCTTTCAGGTTCACTTGCCGGTATCGATACAACGCACTCTGTCAGCAATCCGCGAGTCAGCGTCGTTGGCGATCGGGCGCAGGTTGATGCACTCGTGGAAGCCCAGCACGTGCCGCAAAGTGATCACTCACGGCACTACCTCATGAAAAACCGTTACGACGTAAAACTGGTGCGGGCAGGCGACGCCTGGCTGATTCAAAGCGTCACGGTTGACAATGTGTGGCGCACGGGCGACCCCGGGGTGCTCTCCGGCGTTTAA
- the arsH gene encoding arsenical resistance protein ArsH — MTDLPNLDPSLVQKTTRDEGAHKPRILLLYGSTRPRSFSRLLVEEAARLLEHFGAETRIFNPSGLPLPDDAPGDHPKVQELLELMQWSEGQVWCSPERHGAMSAVFKAQIDWVPLALGAVRPTQGKTLAVMQVCGGSQSFNVVNQLRVLGRWMRMFTIPNQSSVPKAYLEFDESNRMKPSALYDRVVDVMEELVKFTLLLRDRPDLVDRYSERKESAEELMQRVNQRSI, encoded by the coding sequence ATGACCGACCTGCCCAACCTCGATCCCTCACTGGTTCAGAAAACCACTCGTGACGAAGGCGCCCACAAGCCGCGCATCCTGTTGCTGTACGGCTCGACTCGCCCGCGCTCCTTCAGCCGTTTGCTGGTCGAAGAAGCCGCCCGCCTGCTGGAGCACTTCGGTGCCGAGACGCGAATCTTCAACCCTTCGGGCCTGCCGCTGCCGGACGATGCGCCGGGCGATCACCCGAAAGTCCAGGAACTGCTCGAACTGATGCAATGGTCGGAAGGCCAGGTCTGGTGCTCGCCGGAACGTCACGGCGCCATGTCGGCGGTGTTCAAGGCGCAGATCGACTGGGTGCCGCTGGCACTTGGCGCGGTGCGTCCGACCCAAGGAAAGACCCTGGCGGTGATGCAGGTCTGCGGCGGTTCGCAATCCTTCAACGTGGTCAATCAACTGCGCGTGCTGGGCCGCTGGATGCGCATGTTCACCATCCCCAATCAATCGTCGGTGCCCAAGGCTTATCTGGAATTCGATGAAAGCAACCGCATGAAGCCTTCGGCGCTGTACGACCGGGTGGTGGACGTGATGGAAGAGTTGGTGAAATTCACGCTGTTGCTGCGAGATCGCCCGGATCTGGTGGATCGCTACTCGGAGCGCAAGGAATCGGCAGAAGAGTTGATGCAGCGGGTCAATCAGCGGTCGATCTGA
- a CDS encoding saccharopine dehydrogenase family protein, whose translation MSTLMIYGATGYTGRMAAEHAKALGLDLVIAGRTAETLELLAAQLDVPFRVFKPNELTAQSLEGIAVLLNFAGPFAQTADALMQACIQAGVDYLDITAEINVYRRAEQLGAQAASANVMLLPGVGWDVVPTDCLAMRVAQRVPQPRSLKIALQVAGSMSRGSALSVGEIIGAGLLARVDGQLVAAPDAQPRHFDFGDGPVLCAPLSFGDLVTGWHSTGIPDIAMFVHISGDAFPEGDLAQLPDGPSVEQREAHRARAVAEVSGANGSVACSVIETVNGYTYTPLAAVEAARRVLSGERRPGFETPARVFGIGFAESIAGTTVTDF comes from the coding sequence ATGAGCACACTGATGATCTACGGCGCGACCGGGTACACCGGGCGCATGGCAGCCGAACATGCCAAGGCACTGGGGCTGGACCTGGTCATCGCTGGGCGCACGGCCGAAACGCTCGAGTTGCTCGCTGCGCAACTGGATGTTCCTTTTCGGGTGTTCAAGCCCAATGAACTGACAGCTCAATCATTGGAGGGTATCGCGGTACTGCTGAATTTCGCGGGTCCGTTCGCCCAGACGGCAGACGCCTTGATGCAGGCATGCATCCAGGCCGGTGTCGACTATCTGGACATCACGGCGGAAATCAATGTCTATCGGCGTGCCGAGCAGTTGGGTGCTCAAGCAGCCAGTGCGAACGTGATGTTGTTGCCCGGCGTCGGCTGGGATGTGGTGCCGACCGATTGTCTGGCGATGCGTGTTGCTCAACGGGTGCCACAACCGCGTTCATTGAAAATCGCCTTGCAGGTCGCGGGCTCGATGTCGCGCGGCTCGGCCCTGAGTGTCGGCGAAATCATTGGTGCAGGCCTGTTGGCTCGGGTCGATGGACAACTGGTCGCAGCGCCTGACGCGCAGCCCCGTCACTTCGATTTTGGTGACGGGCCGGTGCTCTGTGCGCCCCTGTCATTCGGTGATCTGGTGACCGGCTGGCATTCCACCGGTATTCCCGATATCGCCATGTTCGTGCACATCAGCGGTGACGCGTTTCCGGAAGGCGATCTGGCGCAACTGCCAGACGGCCCAAGCGTCGAACAGCGCGAGGCACATCGCGCCCGAGCGGTGGCTGAAGTCAGCGGCGCCAACGGCAGCGTTGCATGCTCGGTGATCGAGACCGTCAACGGCTACACCTACACGCCGCTCGCAGCTGTCGAAGCCGCGCGTCGTGTGTTGAGCGGGGAGCGACGGCCGGGTTTTGAAACGCCGGCCCGGGTGTTCGGCATCGGGTTTGCCGAAAGTATCGCAGGCACAACCGTTACTGATTTCTGA
- a CDS encoding SDR family NAD(P)-dependent oxidoreductase, with amino-acid sequence MSVIVITGGSRGIGASTAEHCARIGMGVILTYKSNADAAAAVVQRIQTSGGTAVALELDVADVSQFDRFREAVRHNLDSLWGVATLAGLVNNAGHGLFNPLAAVTEAQFDGLLNVHLKGPFFLTQTLLPLMGEGASIVNLTSATTRVATAGVAPYAAFKGGLEVLTRYMAKEFADRRIRANAVSPGAIRTELGGGLNDEFEALLASQTALGRVGEPQDVARVIAMLLSEEGGWINAQSIEVAGGYFI; translated from the coding sequence ATGAGCGTTATCGTGATTACCGGTGGCAGTCGTGGCATTGGCGCAAGTACCGCCGAACACTGTGCCCGCATCGGGATGGGCGTCATCCTGACCTACAAGAGCAATGCCGATGCGGCCGCTGCTGTTGTGCAACGGATTCAGACGTCGGGCGGCACAGCCGTGGCGCTTGAGCTGGACGTTGCGGATGTCAGTCAATTCGACCGTTTCCGTGAGGCCGTGCGACATAACCTCGACAGCCTCTGGGGCGTGGCTACGCTGGCTGGACTGGTCAACAACGCGGGCCATGGCTTGTTCAATCCGCTGGCAGCCGTCACCGAGGCGCAGTTCGACGGTTTGTTGAACGTTCATCTCAAAGGCCCGTTTTTCCTCACGCAAACCTTGTTGCCGCTGATGGGCGAGGGCGCCAGCATCGTCAACCTGACCAGCGCCACCACCCGGGTCGCTACCGCCGGGGTTGCGCCGTATGCAGCGTTCAAGGGCGGGCTGGAGGTGTTGACCCGCTACATGGCCAAGGAGTTCGCGGACCGGCGCATACGGGCCAACGCTGTTTCGCCGGGAGCGATCCGAACCGAGCTGGGCGGTGGTTTGAACGACGAATTCGAGGCATTGCTCGCCTCGCAAACGGCTCTGGGCCGGGTTGGCGAACCGCAGGATGTTGCGCGCGTCATCGCCATGTTGCTGTCCGAGGAGGGCGGCTGGATCAACGCCCAATCCATTGAAGTCGCGGGCGGCTATTTCATTTGA
- a CDS encoding anti-virulence regulator CigR family protein: MSGLRTLIATTTCIAVLSSSLTALADPGNGKGQGKGNPHNSQDHGNQGKKGGGGYQGHGPSIDHAGVIGIVDGYRGYWTPGPALPPGIQKNLARGKPLPPGIAKKLDGRLVGRLPHYDGYEWQQVGTDLILVALATGLIYEVLNGAFD, encoded by the coding sequence ATGTCCGGTTTACGCACATTGATTGCGACCACGACCTGTATTGCAGTGCTGAGCAGTTCGCTGACAGCGCTGGCCGATCCTGGCAACGGAAAGGGACAGGGCAAAGGCAATCCGCATAACAGCCAGGATCATGGCAATCAGGGGAAAAAAGGCGGGGGCGGCTATCAGGGGCATGGACCGAGTATCGACCACGCCGGGGTGATCGGCATCGTGGATGGCTATCGCGGCTACTGGACTCCGGGCCCGGCGTTGCCGCCCGGCATCCAGAAAAACCTGGCCCGCGGCAAACCGCTGCCGCCCGGTATTGCGAAGAAGCTCGATGGTCGACTGGTCGGCAGACTGCCGCATTACGACGGCTACGAATGGCAGCAGGTCGGCACCGATCTGATCCTGGTCGCACTGGCCACCGGGCTGATTTATGAGGTGCTCAATGGCGCCTTTGATTGA
- a CDS encoding DUF3772 domain-containing protein, whose product MRNALKSLMLIALILFGLGAVAAADLPGTPDVTTGAPLPGFSQSDLQALQLRLDGLKQQISSANNYNQLEGPQDRVQTFILDIDRLSASLLPQQAQLAVQLGVLGAAPTEAVAAEQADIAAQRATLIEQKTKVDTALKNLATLKQSATDLITQIAGIRRTLLESELMLSTHSILNPGFWTPLFNPSPDDRQRLRVFVEQVQQTGAEAWRPGQRFYTALLVILAFIVWTFGRRLADRWMAWVCIHRMPEGRLRRSSLAFASALATLATTAIALELLYYACTRHVPLPPMLATFSDEFEKVVYACVLITGLSRALLSTEHPSWRLPAVADEVADTLQPFAPILAATLLVLVTSVQVSNASGMSSQIVIAGRGIIALMVLGIVTTLLMRVGRVRKVLAAAGDTQVTGNTFAGVIYTVATLAMVLSFGTLLTGYVSLARFITYELVWAFIVFSGFYLLMQLLKDSCEYFFSPRHSSGKALKQLLGVGDRRLEQASTLLAGFGRAALLLLAVITLFVGGIGTTLGQLANNIGTILGGAGLRKLNIVPGHLLNAVLALLIGIYLIRALRRWLDNEFLPKTDMDPGMCASLSTLFSNIGYAVVILLTLSSLGVQWTNLAWIVSALSVGIGFGLQEIVKNFVSGLILLTERPVKVGDLISISGVEGDIRRINVRATEIQLSDRSIVIVPNSQLISQNLRNVTLGGSAQGVATLELMFPLDIDPEQVKSLLLDTYTEHETILDKPAPFVRFSKLSPDGITLTVTGYVDSPRIVGKTKSDLLFETLKRLGAAGIELAKPAQPAG is encoded by the coding sequence ATGCGCAATGCATTGAAGTCATTGATGTTAATCGCCTTGATCCTGTTCGGCTTGGGGGCGGTGGCGGCCGCCGACTTGCCTGGCACACCGGATGTCACCACTGGCGCCCCGCTCCCCGGCTTCTCGCAAAGCGATCTGCAAGCCCTTCAACTGCGCCTCGACGGCCTCAAGCAGCAGATCTCGTCCGCCAACAATTACAACCAGCTCGAAGGCCCGCAGGATCGGGTGCAGACGTTCATTCTGGACATTGATCGACTGTCGGCGTCGCTGTTGCCGCAGCAGGCGCAACTGGCCGTGCAATTGGGCGTGCTGGGAGCAGCGCCGACCGAAGCGGTGGCCGCCGAACAAGCTGATATCGCCGCGCAACGGGCAACGTTGATCGAGCAGAAAACCAAAGTCGATACGGCGCTGAAAAACCTCGCCACCCTCAAGCAAAGCGCCACGGATCTGATCACGCAGATCGCCGGCATCCGCCGCACGCTGCTCGAAAGCGAACTGATGCTGAGCACCCACAGCATTCTGAATCCCGGTTTCTGGACGCCCCTTTTCAATCCTTCGCCAGATGACCGCCAGCGCCTGCGGGTTTTCGTCGAACAGGTACAACAGACCGGCGCCGAGGCGTGGCGACCAGGCCAGCGCTTTTACACCGCATTGCTGGTGATATTGGCGTTTATCGTCTGGACGTTTGGACGGCGGCTCGCTGACCGCTGGATGGCCTGGGTGTGCATTCACCGCATGCCGGAGGGTCGGCTGCGTCGCAGTTCGCTGGCGTTTGCCTCGGCACTGGCAACACTTGCGACCACCGCCATCGCCCTGGAGTTGTTGTACTACGCGTGCACCCGTCACGTGCCGTTGCCGCCGATGCTGGCGACGTTTTCCGATGAGTTCGAGAAAGTCGTTTACGCCTGCGTGTTGATCACAGGGCTCAGCCGCGCCTTGCTGTCCACCGAGCACCCGTCATGGCGGTTGCCGGCGGTGGCCGACGAGGTCGCAGACACGCTGCAGCCATTCGCGCCGATCCTCGCCGCGACGCTGCTGGTGCTGGTGACGTCGGTGCAGGTCAGTAACGCCTCTGGCATGAGCAGCCAGATCGTGATTGCCGGCCGGGGCATCATTGCGCTCATGGTGCTGGGCATCGTCACGACGTTGCTGATGCGCGTCGGCAGGGTGCGCAAAGTGTTGGCGGCGGCTGGCGATACGCAGGTAACGGGCAACACGTTTGCCGGGGTGATTTACACCGTGGCCACCCTGGCAATGGTGCTGTCGTTCGGCACCCTGCTGACCGGGTATGTGTCGCTCGCGCGGTTCATCACCTACGAACTGGTGTGGGCGTTTATCGTGTTTTCCGGGTTTTACCTGCTGATGCAGTTGCTCAAGGACAGCTGCGAGTACTTCTTTTCTCCCCGCCATTCCAGCGGCAAGGCGCTGAAACAGCTGCTGGGTGTCGGTGATCGGCGTCTCGAACAGGCCTCGACCCTGCTGGCCGGTTTTGGTCGGGCTGCGCTGTTGCTGTTGGCGGTGATCACGCTGTTTGTCGGCGGGATCGGCACCACCCTGGGCCAACTGGCCAACAACATCGGCACGATCCTCGGCGGCGCCGGCCTGCGCAAGCTGAACATCGTCCCCGGCCACTTGCTCAACGCCGTGCTGGCGCTGCTGATCGGCATCTACCTGATCCGCGCCCTGCGCCGCTGGCTCGACAACGAGTTTCTGCCCAAGACCGACATGGACCCGGGCATGTGCGCCTCGCTCAGCACGCTGTTTTCCAACATCGGTTATGCGGTGGTGATCCTGCTGACCCTGTCATCGCTGGGCGTGCAATGGACCAATCTGGCGTGGATCGTCAGCGCCCTGTCGGTGGGCATCGGCTTCGGCTTGCAGGAGATCGTGAAGAACTTTGTCTCCGGGCTGATCCTGCTCACCGAACGCCCGGTCAAGGTCGGCGACCTGATCAGCATCAGCGGCGTCGAAGGCGACATCCGCCGGATCAACGTGCGCGCCACCGAAATCCAGCTCAGCGACCGTTCGATCGTGATCGTGCCCAACTCGCAGCTGATCTCGCAGAACCTGCGCAACGTCACCCTCGGCGGCAGCGCCCAGGGCGTGGCGACGCTGGAGCTGATGTTCCCGCTGGACATCGACCCCGAACAGGTCAAGAGCCTGCTGCTCGACACCTACACCGAACACGAAACCATCCTCGATAAACCGGCACCGTTCGTGCGCTTCAGCAAGCTATCGCCCGATGGCATCACGTTGACCGTGACCGGCTACGTCGACAGTCCGAGGATTGTCGGCAAGACCAAGAGTGATCTGTTGTTCGAGACTCTCAAGCGGCTGGGGGCGGCGGGGATTGAGTTGGCCAAACCTGCACAGCCGGCTGGCTGA
- a CDS encoding helix-turn-helix domain-containing GNAT family N-acetyltransferase: protein MSTITDRADIVRQFNRFYTHQIGVLQEHLLQSEYSLTELRILYELASQGDLTSTDLRQMLGLDAGYMSRLISGFDKKGLIQKVPSATDARASQLHITDLGREILAPLEQASRQEVITLLERLSEPQQLQLIASMKQIQTLLEGGQSTTYLLRDPQPGDMGLVVHQQTAIYSREYGWNSEFEALVSEVVAKYLREFDPTVERCWIAEKDGKVVGSVFVIRHDQTTAKLRMLYVDASARGLGIGNRLVEECLRFARDVGYKKMILWTTSNLVDARRLYQRAGFELVEEEPIHSFGKDLVSQTWAIEL from the coding sequence ATGTCCACGATCACCGACCGCGCCGACATCGTCCGGCAGTTCAACCGCTTCTACACCCATCAGATCGGCGTGTTGCAGGAACACTTGCTGCAGAGCGAGTACTCGCTCACCGAGTTGCGCATCCTCTACGAACTCGCGTCCCAGGGCGATCTGACCAGCACCGACCTGCGCCAGATGCTCGGCCTCGACGCGGGCTACATGAGCCGGCTCATCAGCGGTTTCGACAAAAAAGGCCTGATCCAGAAGGTCCCCTCCGCCACCGACGCCCGCGCCAGTCAGTTACACATCACCGACCTCGGCCGCGAGATCCTCGCGCCGCTGGAGCAAGCCTCGCGGCAAGAAGTCATTACTCTGCTCGAACGCCTGTCCGAACCGCAGCAACTGCAACTGATCGCATCGATGAAGCAGATCCAGACGCTACTCGAGGGCGGCCAGTCAACGACCTACCTGCTGCGCGATCCGCAACCCGGTGACATGGGACTGGTGGTGCATCAGCAAACCGCGATCTACAGCCGTGAATACGGCTGGAATTCGGAGTTCGAAGCGCTGGTGTCAGAGGTCGTCGCCAAATACCTGCGCGAATTCGACCCCACGGTCGAGCGCTGCTGGATCGCGGAGAAGGACGGCAAGGTGGTGGGTTCGGTATTCGTCATCCGCCACGACCAAACCACCGCGAAGCTGCGCATGCTCTACGTGGATGCCAGTGCGCGGGGTTTGGGGATCGGCAATCGGCTGGTCGAGGAATGCCTGCGGTTCGCCCGGGATGTCGGCTACAAAAAGATGATTCTGTGGACCACCAGCAATCTGGTGGATGCCCGCCGGTTGTATCAGCGGGCGGGGTTTGAGCTGGTCGAGGAAGAGCCGATTCACAGCTTCGGCAAGGATTTGGTGAGTCAGACGTGGGCGATTGAGTTGTGA